From Sphingobium sp. B2D3C:
CGGCAGCTTCGAGACAGTCCGGGGACTGGTGGCTTATGGCGGCACCAGCGGCCCGGCAGATTATTGGGTCGGCGTCAGCGCCGATACCTCGGATGGCGACCGCCAGCACGCCCATCGCGAGAGCATGCGCGTCCATGGCAATGTCGGCCTTGCCCTGTCCGATGTTGTGACCACGCGCTTCTATGCGAGCCTCAACCGCATTCGGCAGGACCTGCCCGGCGCGCTTACCGCTACGGATGTTCTGAATAATCCGGAAAAAGGCAATTTCAGCGGCGATCAGGGGCGGGATATCGACTCGATCCGCCTGCAGAACCGCACCCGCTTCGATTGGGGCCAGACCCGGCTCGATGTGGGGGCCTTTCTCAACATGAAGGATCTGTTCCACCCGATTTTCGAGGTGATCGATCAGAAATCGACCGACCGGGGCGTCTTTGCCCGGCTGGACCATGATGCCGGCATTCTGTCCTTCACGCTGGGCGGCGAGTTCCGCCATGGCGAAACGCGGGCGCGTCAGTATCGGAATGTGAATGGCCAACGCGGGGCGCTGACCTTCGATGCCGATCAGACCGCGCGCACCGCCAATGTCTATGGCGAGGCGCGCCTGCAGCCGGTGCCGGGCGTCACGCTGATTGCCGGCGGAATTTATGCCGATGGCTTCCGCAAGCGCACGGTGCTGCTCTCCACGGGGCAGAGCGGGCGGTTGGCGTTCAATGAGTTCTCGCCCAAGTTCGGCGTGCTCATCGAGCCGACGCCGGACATCCAGCTCTTCGCCAACTACAGCCGTTCGGCGGAATTCCCGGGCTTTGGCGAGGTCTTCCAGAGCGTCGGCACGCCGCCGGTCAACACGCTCATTGCGGCCATCGCTCCACAGACGGCCTGGACGGCGGAAATCGGCACCCGCGGGCAGGCGGGCATGGTGAGCTGGGATATCACGGCCTACCGTGCCACCCTGCGCGATGAGCTGCTGCAATATTTCCCCAATGGCACCACCGTTCCGGCCGCCACCTTCAATGCGGATCGCACGCGGCACAGTGGCATTGAGGCCGCCGTCAGCCTCACGCCGACCCCCTGGCTGCGCCTGCGCCAGATCTGGCAATATTCGGACTTCCACTTCGTCAACGACGCGGTTTTCCGGAACAACCGCCTGCCGGTCGTGCCGCTGAATGTGCTGCGCAGCGAAGTACGGATCGGGACGCCGGCGCTCAATGTCGCGCCCAATCTCGAGTGGGTGCCGCAGGGGGCGTTTGCCGATTACGCCAACAGCACGCGCACGCCCGGCTACGCGCTGCTTGGCCTGACGGCAGGCGCGACGCTGACGAGCGGGGTCGACCTGTTCCTCGACGTGCGGAACATTACCGACAAGAAGGCGATTGGCGACATTTCCGCAGTGATCGCTGCCACGGGAACTTCCGCGATCTATTACCCGGTCGAGCGCCGCGCGGTTTACGGCGGCGTTCGCGCCCGCTTCTAACCCTCAATGAGGGCGCCGGCGGCGGAGGAACTGCTCCGCCGCCGGCGCATGATTGGTTCGGTTCAGCCTGTCTTGCATGTCCTTCGGGCTCGGAACGCCTGCCGGTGCGTTGTCCGGAATATCCCCAAACGCAAGGAAAGGCAGAGACCCCATGAGTCTGGAAGGAAAATCCATCGCGATCCTCATCGCGCCGCGCGGCACGGAAGAGCCCGAGTTCGTCCAACCCCGCGATGCCGTGACCAAGGCGGGCGCCACCGTCACCGTGATCGGCATCGAGACGGGTGAAGCCAAGACCAACAATAATGATCTCGACCCCGGCGGCACCTACACCGTGGATCGCGCGGTTGCCGATGTGTCCGTCGATGACTTCGACGGCCTGATCATCCCCGGCGGCAGCGTCGGCGCGGACAAGCTGCGCGGCGATGACGATGTCGTCGATCTGGTTCGCGCCTTCGCCGAGGCTGGCAAACCCATCGGCGTGATCTGCCATGGTCCGTGGCTGCTCGTCGAGGCCGATGTGGTCGAGGGGCGCACGCTCACCTCTTACCCCACCGTCAGGACCGATATCGAAAATGCCGGTGGTGATTGGGTGGATGAGGAAGTGGTCGTCGACAACGGCCTCGTCACCAGCCGCACGCCGGATGATCTGGACGCCTTCTGCGCCAAGATCATCGAGGAATTTGCTGAAGGTCGTCATGTCGATGCGGCCTGACCTGCATGTCTGACGGCTTGCTGACAGCCTTACAATATTATGGCGCGGCCGCGGCGACGCTGGCCGCGCTCATCGTGTCGCTCAATCTCGGCAGGCTATGGACGGGCTGGGCGATGGTGATTTTCGTCACCAGCTCCATGGCGCTTATCGGCTGGGGTTTCCTCCAGCCGGAGAGCGAAGGCATCGGCGTGCAGAACATCGTGCTGCTCGTCATCAACCTTGTCGGGGTGTGGCGCTATCTGCTGCGGCCCGGCCGGCGCCGGGTGGAGGATTAGCCTAAACCGCCCGGCACCAAGTGGATCACGGCCCAATATCGCCGCGATCGCCCCGCACCCGCCGTTCCGACCCCGAGCCGAAGCCAAGTGCGGCGGCGACGGGGTTGTTCCACCCATAAGGATCGTCGCGGACCACCGGCTCGCCGGCATCGTCGAAGATCACGGTCTGGTAGAGCAGCCGCACCGGGATTTCGCGGGGCAGGGGGACAAAGCTCTCCTTGCCGGTTTCGCGTGCCTTTTGCCATTCGGCTGTCACGCCTTCGTCCCG
This genomic window contains:
- a CDS encoding TonB-dependent receptor family protein; this translates as MKTSFIALATMLAMATPAFAEEAADAAADGERTIIVVGQSQTQEAERLARATPGGTDVVRHEDYADKTIVSLRDTLAFSPGVYTQPRYGQEVRLSIRGSGLSRGFHMRGITLLQDGAPINLADDNGDFQELDPIFFERLEVYRGANALRFGSGTLGGAINGVTPTGKDAPGLYLRADAGSFETVRGLVAYGGTSGPADYWVGVSADTSDGDRQHAHRESMRVHGNVGLALSDVVTTRFYASLNRIRQDLPGALTATDVLNNPEKGNFSGDQGRDIDSIRLQNRTRFDWGQTRLDVGAFLNMKDLFHPIFEVIDQKSTDRGVFARLDHDAGILSFTLGGEFRHGETRARQYRNVNGQRGALTFDADQTARTANVYGEARLQPVPGVTLIAGGIYADGFRKRTVLLSTGQSGRLAFNEFSPKFGVLIEPTPDIQLFANYSRSAEFPGFGEVFQSVGTPPVNTLIAAIAPQTAWTAEIGTRGQAGMVSWDITAYRATLRDELLQYFPNGTTVPAATFNADRTRHSGIEAAVSLTPTPWLRLRQIWQYSDFHFVNDAVFRNNRLPVVPLNVLRSEVRIGTPALNVAPNLEWVPQGAFADYANSTRTPGYALLGLTAGATLTSGVDLFLDVRNITDKKAIGDISAVIAATGTSAIYYPVERRAVYGGVRARF
- a CDS encoding type 1 glutamine amidotransferase domain-containing protein, producing MSLEGKSIAILIAPRGTEEPEFVQPRDAVTKAGATVTVIGIETGEAKTNNNDLDPGGTYTVDRAVADVSVDDFDGLIIPGGSVGADKLRGDDDVVDLVRAFAEAGKPIGVICHGPWLLVEADVVEGRTLTSYPTVRTDIENAGGDWVDEEVVVDNGLVTSRTPDDLDAFCAKIIEEFAEGRHVDAA